Part of the Natrinema caseinilyticum genome is shown below.
AAACAACTCGGTCCATCGTTTTCCGCGGCGACCGAACTTCCGGTGGTCGACCTCTGTCAGATGGACGCGATCGAGTGATTCGTGACGCGTTTCGATCCGGTCCTGGCTGGGTCACTCTCGTTCGGAACCGCCGGCAGTCGTACGTGCTGGTCGGCCGTCTCGGTGAATCGGATATCCGATACTACCCTTTCTGGGGTTGCTGAGGCTGATGAAGTCCCGAAACCGCTCACCTGAGTACCTCACCGAACGAGAACTGTACAGGATCGTACTCGGTCTGGACGACTTCCGTACGGTTGCCACGAATCTCGTCGGACGGGTCGGATTTCGCTCCGCCAGCGTAGTCGACTCGCGTCCGCACGACACCGTCATCTGCGCCGAACGCCGCGTCGGAGCCCAGAAACAACCGAGTTCGAACGACGCCGTCTTGGCGTCACCCGGTGTGTGGCTATCGAACACCGTATCCGTGCCGACTGTCGATGCAGACCCTGCTGCTCGCGAGTCTGGTGTCCGTCGCCGGCACGATCGACGTGGTGGGAGCGTCACAGTGACTCCAGGCGAACCGTCGGAAAGCCGTCGGCGATCGGCGAAACGACGGGTCGTCCGTACGGAACTCGTCCGTGAACACATCGAAGGCCGATCGGTGGGGCTGTAATTCGACGCTTTCCGAACGAGTGCCGAGGCTCTGGACGCTCCGGGCGGCGGCGCAACCGAGCCAACTCGCGCTCATCGCGCTGACCGTCGCACTCGGCGTCGGAATGGCGACCGCGGGACCACCGTTGACACCGAGCGAGTCCAGTCCCCTCGACGCGAGTTCGTCCTCGCTTCTCGAGTCGGTTCTTGTGGGCCCGATCGCACTGATTCCCGTTTCGATCGCGATCCACGACGCCAACGAGTACGTAGAGTCGAGACCGACGCACTGACCGATCGGACGCCGCTTTCGGGCGGTAGCGGGGCGCTCGTCCGGACGGGGTCTTCCACGATCGTGCCGGGGTCGTCGCCGGCGCTTCGCTTTCTGGAATACGCCTGGACGAAAGAACCCGGACGGTTCGAGGCGCAATGTGTGAAACAGGTACTCACGCTCACTCGGGGTCGGACTGTCGTGTCACGAGCGACGCTGAGTTCGTGTCCACTAATCGATCGTTCGTGTCCGATGCACGATCGAGCACACGTTTTTACGTGCCCGTACCCGTGTCCTCGTAGGAATCGACCGACCGGAAAACGAATATGAAACGAAATACGTACGACGCGATCGATGGCGTCTCGAGACGATCCGTTCTGACTCTCGGGATTACCGTCGGCGTCGGAACGATCGCAGGCTGTCTCGGAACGACCGACGAGACTGAGGAGGAGACAGAACGGGAAACCGGCGACGACGTTCCGCAGGGCGACGTCGGAAGTGAGATCAGCGAGGAAACGAGAGCGCTCGCTGCGGAGATGGTCGAAACGATCGATGACGACCTCTCGGTTGCCGACTGGCAATTCCACAGCATGTTCGTCCCGGAATACACCGATAGCGGTGGCCTCGAGGCTGACGTCCAGATACTCGGAGACGCCTACGCCGACATCGTCGACCGGGGGTTCGACTATCGATCGATGCCCACCGCCCTGGACGAGAACGAGATCACGGACTTCATGGTCTTTCTCGAACCGGAGTGGGCAACCGCGTATCTCACCGGGGACTGGTCGAAAGAAACGTATTACGCGGAGATCGAAGCCTCCACGCACTGATCCCGAAAACCGTCCCATCCTCTCGTTCGGCGTCGACTCAAGGGCTCACGGGAGTTCGAGCTATTTCTCCGATCGACGTGTTCTTGTCGGGTGTGTTTCCTCGACGAACGACCGCCCGTCGCTATTTATACGTTCCTGATGAACGTTCCGCTCGAATGTCCGATTTTGACGTCCTCGTCATCGGTGGCCGCAGACTCGGGCGGAACGGTCTTGTCCGGGCGGGCCCTCGGGCGGGGAACGGGAATCGTCTCGAATTTCTCGCCTCCGAACGTGGCGACGACCACCGAAATCAAGACGGGGCGGATCAATCCGTCGCCTCGAGCCGAACGGCAAACTCCCGGCCGAACGGCGGTTCGTAGGGTATTTCGATCGCTTCGTAAACGGCGGACGGGATGCTGATGTCGCCGAGGACGAGTTCGGCGGTCGTCTCGCAAAGCCCCGTTTTCGGAAGTGCGAGCGTAAGCGTTCGTGCTGGCCGAATTGCGGCGCCGGGTTCGTCGCCCGTCGTCGCGTCGATACCGGACGGAACGTCGAGCGACAGGACCCGCGTCGCAGCGTCGTCCGCCCACCGGACGAGTTCCTCCGACGGGCCACGGAGCGCCCCCTCGAGGCCGTATCCGACGAGCGCGTCGACGACGAGTGCCGGCGTTTCGACGGTCGAAACGTCGGTCCGGATCGAGAGTCCCGTGCGCTCGAGTAGTTCGCACTGTCTCGCGACGACGCCCTCGAGTTCCGCCGGCTCCCGATCGAGGACCACGGTTACCGGAAGCTCCCGATTTGCGAGATGGCGAGCGCACGCGAGGCCGCCACCGCCGTTGCCACCGCCGCCGGCGAGGACGACGACCGGGCCGTCCCGGGTGAGGGCTAGCGCCTCGCGGGCGAGTCCGCGACCGGCCTGTTCCATCATCTGGAGCAGGGACAATCCGTATTCTTCGACGGCGACTCGATCGACCTCGCGCATCTCGTCGGCGGTAACTGCAGTCACGCTACCACCGGACGTCGTTCGAAACGCGTGGAGATCCATATCGAGAGTACCGCGACGCGGGTGAACAGTCTTCGGTGGGGTAGTTCGGTACTCAGTCCGTGTCCGGCGGTACGTCGAGGTAATCGGATTCCCTCTCGCTTGCACGCCGCGTCACCGAAACCGTAAGCCCTCGCTGTACACGCTTTCTGCACGGAAGCGCACGTTGCCATCGTCGGTGCGTACGGCAGCGCCGGCGTCGCCCACTATCCCGAACTCGGCCTCTCGGCCGAGACGTCGGATTCGATCGCTCGAGGTGGCGTCGTTCCGTCGGTGGCCCGCTGGTCGCGCACGGAGTCGCTTCGCGAATTCTCACCGCCCCGATCTATCACACATCGGTGTGAACCGAAGACGGGGGCGGTATCGGGGTGAAGACGTCGTAACCCGGATACCTTGCAGTGTGCTAACGCTTTTAGGACACCAAACGTAAGTTGATAGTGTATAGTAACCATGGCACAATCAGCACCAACGAAGGAATCGGTTCGTGTGGGCGTCGTCGGACTCGGAGGCATGGGAGTACAACACGCCCGATCGGTCCAGTCCCTCGGCCATCGGGTCGTCGGCGGCGCCGACGTCGACTCGGAGACGCGAGAGCGATTCGGCGAGGAGTTCGGCGCGCGAACGTACGACACCCACGAGGCGCTCTACGAAGGCGAAGAGCCAAACGCCGTGATCATCGCGACGCCGAACAAGTTCCACGAACCGACGGCCGTGGCGGCACTCGAACGCGGGATGAACGTACTCATCGAGAAGCCACTGGCACACACGCTCGAGAGCGCCGAACGAATCGCTCGAGCGGAACGGACGGCAGACGGGTTCGGAATGGTGGGCTTTCACAACCGATTTTCGCCAGCGACGACCGCCTTCAAGGAGTACCAGGCAAACGGCGCGTTCGGTGACGTGACGCACGTACAGGTCGACTACGTCCGACGTCGCGGCATTCCGGGGCGAAATTCCTGGTTTACGGATCCGGAGCACGCCGGCGGTGGTGCCTTGATCGACATCGGCGTTCACGCGATCGATCTCGCCCTCTACGTGCTCGGATTCCCCCGCGTGGTCGAGGCGACGGGGATCAGCCGGTCCGAATTCGGCTGGCGATGGAAGTACGTCGATCCCGACCGTCCGGAATCGAGCGACTGGGACGGTGACGGAACGTCCTTCGCAGTGGACGACTCCGCGAGCGCGTTCATCCGAACCGCAGACGACCGCACGGTCAGCGTCGAAGTGGCGTGGGCTGCCTCGCAGACGTCGCGAAACGACGTGGTCGTCCGCGGAACGGACGGGGGCGCGACGTTCGAACTCGGCGGTGACTCGCTGACGATCCACCACACGAGCACGAGGGGAACACCTCACTATCGGACGTCCGAGATCACCGCCACGCCACAGCTGACGCCGCACGAAACGCAACTCGAGATGTTCCTCGAGGCAGTTGCGACTCGCGAACCCCCGGCGTGTAACACGTTCGACCAGGGGTTGATGGTCCAGAAGATCATCGACTCCGTCTACCGATCCGAGGAGGACGGTCGCTCCATTTCCCTCGCACGTGCGGACGAGGAAATGCCGGCATAATGTGACGAGGGCCAGGATTACTACGCCGTTCGACGGTCGATCGGGAGCGTCCCCGGCCGCATCGCTGGATCACGGTGACGAACGTCGTGTGGTGATCCCGAAGATGCGTAATCAACGGCGAAGGCGATACAGCACGCTCGTCCCCGCGTCGCATCGCTCAGCCACCTCGAAATTGTCACACTCCTCGTTGGCGGTCCAATTGGAGCGCATGGTACACAGCAGACGGATGCGACACTCTCAACCGACACCCTCCGCGAGCTTGTTCGCGTCCGGGTGACGGCGCAGCAACACCATCGATATCGTTCCCAGCAGCGGTCCGATCAGGAGCGGTGCGAAGGCCCATCTCCACCCCACCATCTCGGCGATTTTGGGTGTCAGCTGTATGGAACCGATCGTGAGAAGGAAGCCGATTGCCGTCTGAAACGTAAGCGCAGAGCCGACGTAACCCGGATCGGCCAGTTCCGAGACGGCAGCCGAGAACTGCGCCGAGTCCGCGACGATAACGAACCCCCAGAGCAAGACGAACGGTGCGACCACCCACACCGGAGCGCCGAAGACGAAACCGGCGAGCACGGTCGCCGAACCGCTGACGATCATGCTCGTCGCCGTGACGGTCGTCCGCCCCCAGCGGTCGGCTGCCGACCCGGCCAACCACGCACCGATGCCACCCACGGCGATAGTCCCGAACGTAAGCAGTGAAGCGAGTTCCTGGGGGTTCCGTACGCCTCGATGAGTGAAGCTGGCCACCAGAAACACGGGAATCCACGTCCAGACGGCGTACAGCTCCCACATGTGTCCGAAGTAGCCTCCGTTGGCGAGGATGACGCTCCGGTCGCGCAGGATACGCCCGAGGGCTCGCGGGTCGAACGGCGACGGGTCCGGTTGGTACGGTCCCTCTCTGTAGAACAAGGCGAGAACGGCGCCGACCAGTGCGATGGTCGCCGATCCATAGAGAACGAGCCGTGGGTTTCCGACGCCACCGATCACTCGGAGGAGATGTGGCGCGGCCGAGCCGACCGTCAATGCGCCGACGAGGACGCCGATGGCCATTCCCCGCCCCGTCTTGAACCAGCCTGCCATCATCTTCATTCCGGTCGGATAGACACCTGCCAACGCGACACCCGTCACGAATCGCAGCAGGATAGCCGGCAGGGCGGTGGTGACGAACGCTGCGAGGACGGCCGTCGCAGCAGCACCGAGGACCGCCGATCCGGCGAAGACGTACCTGGGCTGAAACGTATCCGAAATCGTCAGACTGGCAGACAGTAGCGCGCCGACGACGAATCCCAACTGGACGGCGTTGGTTAGCCACGCCTGTTGCGCATCCGAGAGTTCCCACAGTTGCGTCAACTCTGGAGAGACGGCTGAGGCGCTGAACCACAGCGTCATCGCGAACAGTTCGGCGAACCCCACCAGCAGGAGCGCCCGCCAGCGACCGCCGGCCATCGTATCCCTCATTATCCGATACCTTGTGCGAATCGTAGTAATGGTTGTGCTACCCTGCTAAACTGCCACGAAGTTGAATACTTCGAGACGTCGAACGCGTCTCGACGGACCGAGAATAACGGTGTTCTCCACATCAAGGAGGTATGGCTATCGATGAGTGGCCTCGAACGGCGCGAGAGCCATCGACGGCACCGATGCCGATCCCCGAGAAGTGGGCGGAGCTGCGGCCAGTCCGCTGCTACGTGGCTGAATATCAGTTACGACGCGGTACCCGACTAACGGAATCTCGAGTACGGTCCTCTCGGACGTCCTGGCGGATCTCGAGGAGAAGCAGTTGATACACAGGGAAATCGTCAGCGAAAAACCGGTGCGCGTCGAGTACTCGCCGACCAAACACGGCGAATCGCTCGAACCGGTCATCCAGGAGATGGCGAAGTGGGGCCAGGAACACCTCACGGCGGCGGTGGACGAGGAGAGTTCGATCGTCTGAGGGAGTGCGACGTGTTCGTTCGCGCTTCGTAGTTTCGTCACATTCTGCCGTATCGCACTCGTTGGGCAGTCCAACGTGTAGTACCGCCGAATCGGCGCGACGACCTGTTCGCTTCTCGAGGGAGCCAGAACGTGATATTGCCAAGAGGGGAAATTTGCCGAATTGGATGATTTAAAACCATATATATACATATCAGTTGTCGGTAGAGAAAATCGCTATGATAATCGGTGTCCCAAGTGAGGATGCGGAAAACGAGACGCGAGCCGCGCTGACACCTTCTGTCGCGGAGGACCTCGTCGAGCGTGGGTTCGACGTTCTCGTTTCGGCCGGTACCGGCGAGGATGCGGGCTGGAGTGATGCTGAGTACCAGGACGTCGGATGTGAACTGGTCGACGACCGCGCCGCGGTTTTCGAACGGGCCGATGTGATCTTTCAGGTCCGCGGGCTCGGTGCCGCGCCGGACGGCGAAGCCGACCCGTACGCCGAGGGCCAGTTCGTGATCGGGCTCCTCGGACCGTACGGTCTCGAGGACGAACTGGAGACGCTGGCCGAGCGCGACGTCACCGCGTTCGCACTCGAGCTCATCCCGCGGGTCAGTCGAGCACAGAGTATGGACGCGCTCTCGTCGATGGCCAGCGTCGGCGGCTACAAGGCCGCCCTGGTCGCGGCCGAGGAGTTGCCGAAGCTGTTCCCGATGCAGATGACTGCGGCGGGAACCGTCCGACCCGCGGACGTGTTCGTCGTGGGTGCCGGCGTCGCGGGTCTGCAGGCGATCGCGACGGCGGACCGACTCGGTGCCAACGTGCGTGCCTACGACATCCGACCGGAAGTAAAAGAGGAAGTCGAGAGCCTCGGCGCGGAGTTCGTCGAACTCGACCTGGAAACTGACGACGCGTCCGACGAGGAGGGCCACGCCAGAGAACAGGACGAGGAGTTCTACCGGAAACAACGCGAGATGATGAATCGCGTGATCGCCGACTCCGACGTCGTAATTACGACGGCGGCCGTCCCCGGCAAACCGTCTCCGGAACTCGTGACCAACGAGATGATCGAGGGAATGGAGACGGGGTCGGTCATCGTCGACCTCGCGGCCGAAGGTGGCGGTAACTGCGAACCCACGCGGGCGGACGAGACGGTCACCTACGAGGGTGTCACCGTATTCGGCCCCACCAATCTGCCGGGAACTGTCTCTCGCACGACGAGTCGACTCTACGCGAACAACGTAACCAATTTTCTCGACAATTTACTCGAAGACGATGAACTCACGATCGATGCCACAGACGAAATCGTGGACGCGACGATGCTCACCCACGATGGAACGATCCGAAACCCGCACGAACAGTCCGACGAAGAAGATGACGAAGAGGCGGAGGGCGAATCCGACGACGCCGCAGGCGACGAAGACGAAGAGACGACCGCGGAGGCGACCGATGACGAATAATCGCCGCACCGACGAACGCACCGCAGTCGCCGTCGAACGGAGGGACCGATGAGCGAGATCGTTACGTACCTGACGTTCTTCGTACTGGCCGCGTTCCTCGGTTACTCGGTCATCACGAAGATTCCGGCGACGCTCCACACGCCGCTTATGTCCGGTTCCAACGCCATTACGGGCATCACGCTGGTGGGCGCGGTCGTCGTCGCCGGCTCGAGTTCGTCCACCCTGGCGACGGCGCTCGGCTTCCTGGCGGTGGTCATGGCGACGGTCAACGTCGTCGGCGGCTACATGGTGAGCCACTTCATGCTCTCTGACTTTCACGGAGGAGGTGACTGACGGATGGTGGAACTGTTCTCCGAGACGGTCCTCTCGCTCGTCTATCTGATCGCCGCGATCCTGTTCATCCAGGGGTTGCGGGACATGACGCACCCACGGACTGCGGTTCGCGGGAATCTCACGTCAGCGGCGGGGATGTTCGTCGCCGTCGGTGCGACCGTCCTCTGGTTCGACATCCTCCGACCCGAGGTGCTCCTCGGTGGGCTCGTCGTCGGTGCGACCCTCGGCGTGGGACTCTCAACGACGGTCGAGATGACGGAGATGCCCCAGCTGGTCGGGCTGTTCAACGGGCTGGGTGGCGGTGCCTCGGCGCTCGTCGCGGGCGCGGAGGTCTTCCAGCTCGGGACCGTAAACGGCGGTGCGATTCCAGCCGAGGTGGGGACCGCTGCGGCCGCATCCGGAATCGTCGGCGCGGTCACCTTCACGGGAAGTATGGTCGCCGCGGGCAAGTTACACGGCGTGGTCACCGGATCGGCGATTCGATACACGGGTGAACACGTCGTCAAGGCGGTGTTGTTGCTGGTCGCGGTTCTGAGCGGCGTGTACATGATCGTCCAGCCGGACGTGCTCGCAGGTGTGCTCCAGGGGTCGATGGTGCCCTCCTACTGGCTCCTGATCGTCGCCGCCTCGGTGCTCGGGGTGATGCTCGTCATCCCCATCGGGGGCGCGGACATGCCCGTCGTCATCTCGCTGTTGAACGCCTACTCCGGCCTGGCCGCCGCGGGGACCGGGTTCGTCCTCGGGAACAGCGCGCTGATCATCGCCGGTACGCTCGTCGGTGCGGCCGGCATCATCCTCACGGTCATCATGTGCGAATCGATGAACCGCTCGCTGGCGAACGTCCTCTTCGGCGGGTTCGGCGAGGCGGCCGCCTCCTCCGAAGAGATGGACGAAATCTACGAGGGCAACATCACGGAGACCTCCCCCGAAGAGCTCGACATGCTCCTCGACACCGCCGGTCGGGTCGTCATCGTTCCCGGCTACGGGATGGCCGTCGCCCAGGCACAACACGCAGTCGCCGAACTCGCCGAACTGCTCGACGAAGACGACGTCGAGGTCGAATTCGGCATTCACCCCGTCGCAGGCCGAATGCCGGGGCACATGAACGTGCTCCTGGCCGAAGCGGACGTTCCCTACGACAAGATGAAAGAACTCGAGGAGGTCAATCCGACCTTCGCCCAGACCGACGTCGTGATCGTGATCGGCTCGAACGACGTCGTGAATCCGCTCGCGAATACTGACGACTCGAGCCCGATCGCCGGGATGCCCGTCCTCAACGTCGCGGAGGCGGGGACCGTCGTCGTCAACAAACGTAGCCTCAGTCCCGGGTTCTCCGGCATCCCGAACCCGTTGTTCGCCGAAGACAACTGCCTGATGCTCTTTGGTGACGGGCAGGAAACGATGCAGGAGGTCGTGAGTCAGTACAAAGAAAGTCACTGAATTTCGAGCCGACACTACGACGATGCGAAAGATTGTTCGTCGCAGTACCGCGAGTGGTCGAGAATTTTGGCGTCCGTGAAGCATCTCTCTTCGATGGAGTAGCGTATTCGAATGACTGAAGGTTCCGTACGTCGAGCACCTCTACGAGCGCCGGAGACGAAGCGGCATCACTCGCCGCGAGGCAGCGGCGCTGATCCGCGACGACCCCGATTACTTCGGTAGCGTCATGGTCGATCGCGGTGACGTCGACGCGTTGCTCACCGGGTTGACGAACCACTACCCGTCGGCGTTGCGGCCCCCGCTCCGGGTGATCGGAACGGCCGAGGACGCCGACTACGCGGCCGGCGTCTACATGCTCACGTTCAAGAACCGCGTGATTTTCGTCGCCAATGCGACGGTCAATCAAGCCCCCGACGCGGACGTTCTGGCGGAAGTCACCCGACACACGGCCGCGCTCGCCCGCCGGTTCGACGTCGAACCGCGGGCGGCCGTGCTCTCGTACTCGGATTTCGGAAGCGTCGACAACGCGGGGACGCGCAACCCTCGGGACGCGGCCCGCCGCCTTCGCGAGGACTCGTCGGTCGATTTCCCCGTCGACGGCGAAATGCAAGCCGATACCGCAGTCGTCGACGAGATGCCGACCGGCACCTACGAGTTTTCCACACTGGAGAAGCCGGCGAACGTACTGATTTTCCCGAACCTCGAGGTCGGTAACATCGGCTACAAATTGCTCCAACGACTCGGCGGGGCGGACGCGGTCGGCCCGATGCTCGTCGGGATGAACGAGCCGGTCCACGTCCTCCAGCGGGGCGACGAAGTCGCGGATATCGTGAACCTGGCGGCCGTTGCCACGGTCGACGCCCAGGGAGATACGGAGAACTGATTCGTCCCCCTGCTGTGTTCGTCCGTTCCGGACGGGGTTCCGACGCGTTCGACCGCGATCAGCAACCGTCGAGAGCCTCGAGGGCGGCCGCTCGTCGTCCGCTCGACCCGTCGTGAGATCGGTGGTCGACGAGGAAAAACTCCGTTCGCAACCCGTTCGCCGTCGGTCAGAGCCCGTCGGCGACACCGCGTTCGATGCCGAACCGGCGGAAGCGCGTCGGCTTCGTTCGCGGAGTCGCTTCGTCCGCCGAAAACTGACGAAAATGAGGTAACGAAGTGGCTAGGTGGTGTCGGGAAATCGACATCGGGGCAGCCGACAGCCACAGGTGTTCAGGTATCCAGAGGGTTTGGGTTGGTGCTTGTGATTTCTTGCCATCACCCAACGCCGATTTCTCCATATGCAATAATAAAGCTTCATGTTGGCGCAATATAGGCATACCCTACTCATTGATCTGCATTCGTACTCTAAGGATCCAGATAATATTAAATATAAATATTTGCATATTCGCTGGCCAGTGAGCGTACTCGGTGAGAACCGAACGTGCTCGATCCACCACCCAGGACAGTGGAACCGTCCGGGCGTGATCTGGGACGCGAGGGTTCCCTCGTACTGCGATTCTCGAGATCGGTCGCGCGGAGGGTGACACGAAGTCGGCAGATTCGTGAGGGATGTGTTTCGATGGTGGTGACCGACGAGGTCCGCGCCATCGCCCTCGCGGACGTCGGTGTCCGTCTCTCAGGCGACTTCGAACCCGTCCGCGGAAACTGCCTCGAGTTCGTGCAATTGTTATCGTCTCGTCCGGGACCCTGGACTCCGCGTTGCCCGCCGGCCCTCGAGTTTCGCTGTCGCATTGGGCTTCGTCCACGCCTCGGCCGTCCGTTCGGAGCATCGACGAGAGGTGCGTGGCTCCGGCACCGGCCGTCACGTGAGAGGGGAGTACGATTCCGACGCGATGGGAATCGGAAGGAAGTTGATAGCGATCGGGCCGATCGTATCCGGTGTCACGCACCCTGCTGTGCGTGACCACCCGATTCGATCATCGCCTCCCTCCTATCGCCCCGTCCGGCGATCGTCACTCCCGAATCGCCGGACCCTTTCGAGAACCGCTCCGAGCAGCACGTGAAACTGAACACCGGTCGGAGAGGCCCCTCGATCGGCAGTCCTGGACGCGGCCATCGAGCCGTGTGACAACCCCGTACCGTCTCACGATGTCGATGGGGGCTTCGTTCGTTCGTCGAACGGCGGGCGAGCCAGAGTCGGTCCGTCGCTATCGGCTCCCGTCGTCTCGTCGGCCAGTTGTCCGCTGTCCCGTCCGTCGAACCCACGTCTCACCGCGGGGCTGTCGTGGTGATTGCTTCTGCGATGACGGTTCCCCTCGCAACCGAGGGCACCGGACTCACCCGTCTTCCGACACGGTCCGGATCGTCAGGTCGTACGTTTGCGGCGCCCCCTCGAGGTCGACCCGGATGACGAGCACCTCGAGGTCGGCGCCCGCTTCGGCGGCCAGCCGGGCCATCCGGGTGCGCTGGTGGCGTTCGAAACTCGTCGAGCCGTGTTTGACCTCGGCGAGGTAGCGTTTGATCACCGGTCCCTCGTACCCGTCCGGATGTAATTCGTTCCGCCGGCGAACGATGAATTCGACGTCGGGCAGCCACCGACCGTCGCCGCCGTCGCGCTCCGAACGGCCGACGCTCCCTGGCGAGGGGTCGACTTCGACCCGAAATGCGTCCGGTTCGAGGCCGAGATCCGCGGCGGCGTACGACACGAGTGGCGGCGGGTTCCACGAATACGCGCTGAACACCGACTCCGCGAGCGCGCCGACCTGCTGGGCCCGCATAGCGAACGTCCAACCGTGTTCCGGTGGCCCTCGTTCGGTCGGCTCCGGCTCGGGATCGCTGATCGCGACGAGATACGTATCGACGACGTCGGGGTCGTTCGGTGCGGGTCGCTGAAACCGGAGGGTGTCACGATCGTCCCCCTCGAGCAGTTCGGACTCCGCCTCCGCCCGCGACTCGAACGTCGCGACCGCTCCCGATTCGTCGCGAAGCGCCGCGATTTCGGCCGCGAGTTCGCAGGCCGAGGATTTGAGCGCGACCCGGAATTCGGCCGTCGTCTTCTCCGTCGACTCGGTCTCCGGCTCACGCGGGAGTCCCGGCCACTGATCTCTCCAGCTCATAGTTCGCGTTCATCTCTCCGTCGATTCACTGTCTCCGGTCAGTGGTCTATGTCTACCGCTTTCCCTTCTACCCGTCGTCCCGCCGTCGGTCCGATGGTCGGTCCGTGGACGACCGCGATCAGTCCGGACATTCAGGCGTGCCACCGACTGCCGGCGCGTTTTATCTATCCCTGGTTGCGCAAAATCGGACAGTGACTGAAGTGACGAAACGAGAGATAAGTGTCCGTCTCGATACGGTCCCGAGTGATGACACCGACGGCTTTCGTAGCGGGGCCGCAGACGAAATTCTCAACCTGCTCGCCGATGCCCGCGAGACGGGTTCACGACAGACGGTCGCCTTCTTCGATAGCTGCTCGCGCCTGCTTTCCGTCCGACTGCGTACCGATTCCGGTGGTCACTCCTCGATTTCGCCCTCTTCCCACCCTTCGGAAAACACGCGGTCGTCGGGAACGCCCAGGTCGGCGAGGTGATCCTTGGTGTCGACGACCATCTGCGGAACGCCACAGACGTAGAAATCCCGTTCCAGCCCGTCGAGACGGTCCTCGAGGTGCGTCTGTACGTGGCCGGTGGGGCCGACCCAGTCTTCCTCGGAGAGCGAATACACGACCGAAAGCCGATCGTGCTCGGTGACGAGTTGATCGAGCGTCTCCCGATACATGAGGTCCTCCTGTGTTTTCTCGCCGTAGAAGAACTGTACCTCGCCCGTGCCCGTCTCGAGGTACTGCTTTAGCATGGCCATCATGGGAGTGATACCGGTCCCGGTCGAGACGAAGACGACGTCCTCGTCCGCGTTCCGGAGCGTGAGGTTACCGTCGAGATCGCCGAACGTCACGATATCGCCGGGATCACGGTCGTGCATGTAGACCG
Proteins encoded:
- a CDS encoding peptide-methionine (S)-S-oxide reductase; this translates as MFLGSDAAFGADDGVVRTRVDYAGGAKSDPSDEIRGNRTEVVQTEYDPVQFSFGEVLR
- a CDS encoding NAD(P)H-hydrate epimerase, producing MDLHAFRTTSGGSVTAVTADEMREVDRVAVEEYGLSLLQMMEQAGRGLAREALALTRDGPVVVLAGGGGNGGGGLACARHLANRELPVTVVLDREPAELEGVVARQCELLERTGLSIRTDVSTVETPALVVDALVGYGLEGALRGPSEELVRWADDAATRVLSLDVPSGIDATTGDEPGAAIRPARTLTLALPKTGLCETTAELVLGDISIPSAVYEAIEIPYEPPFGREFAVRLEATD
- a CDS encoding Gfo/Idh/MocA family protein, whose product is MAQSAPTKESVRVGVVGLGGMGVQHARSVQSLGHRVVGGADVDSETRERFGEEFGARTYDTHEALYEGEEPNAVIIATPNKFHEPTAVAALERGMNVLIEKPLAHTLESAERIARAERTADGFGMVGFHNRFSPATTAFKEYQANGAFGDVTHVQVDYVRRRGIPGRNSWFTDPEHAGGGALIDIGVHAIDLALYVLGFPRVVEATGISRSEFGWRWKYVDPDRPESSDWDGDGTSFAVDDSASAFIRTADDRTVSVEVAWAASQTSRNDVVVRGTDGGATFELGGDSLTIHHTSTRGTPHYRTSEITATPQLTPHETQLEMFLEAVATREPPACNTFDQGLMVQKIIDSVYRSEEDGRSISLARADEEMPA
- a CDS encoding MFS transporter; this encodes MRDTMAGGRWRALLLVGFAELFAMTLWFSASAVSPELTQLWELSDAQQAWLTNAVQLGFVVGALLSASLTISDTFQPRYVFAGSAVLGAAATAVLAAFVTTALPAILLRFVTGVALAGVYPTGMKMMAGWFKTGRGMAIGVLVGALTVGSAAPHLLRVIGGVGNPRLVLYGSATIALVGAVLALFYREGPYQPDPSPFDPRALGRILRDRSVILANGGYFGHMWELYAVWTWIPVFLVASFTHRGVRNPQELASLLTFGTIAVGGIGAWLAGSAADRWGRTTVTATSMIVSGSATVLAGFVFGAPVWVVAPFVLLWGFVIVADSAQFSAAVSELADPGYVGSALTFQTAIGFLLTIGSIQLTPKIAEMVGWRWAFAPLLIGPLLGTISMVLLRRHPDANKLAEGVG
- a CDS encoding Re/Si-specific NAD(P)(+) transhydrogenase subunit alpha, translating into MIIGVPSEDAENETRAALTPSVAEDLVERGFDVLVSAGTGEDAGWSDAEYQDVGCELVDDRAAVFERADVIFQVRGLGAAPDGEADPYAEGQFVIGLLGPYGLEDELETLAERDVTAFALELIPRVSRAQSMDALSSMASVGGYKAALVAAEELPKLFPMQMTAAGTVRPADVFVVGAGVAGLQAIATADRLGANVRAYDIRPEVKEEVESLGAEFVELDLETDDASDEEGHAREQDEEFYRKQREMMNRVIADSDVVITTAAVPGKPSPELVTNEMIEGMETGSVIVDLAAEGGGNCEPTRADETVTYEGVTVFGPTNLPGTVSRTTSRLYANNVTNFLDNLLEDDELTIDATDEIVDATMLTHDGTIRNPHEQSDEEDDEEAEGESDDAAGDEDEETTAEATDDE
- a CDS encoding NAD(P) transhydrogenase subunit alpha, whose protein sequence is MSEIVTYLTFFVLAAFLGYSVITKIPATLHTPLMSGSNAITGITLVGAVVVAGSSSSTLATALGFLAVVMATVNVVGGYMVSHFMLSDFHGGGD
- a CDS encoding NAD(P)(+) transhydrogenase (Re/Si-specific) subunit beta; this encodes MVELFSETVLSLVYLIAAILFIQGLRDMTHPRTAVRGNLTSAAGMFVAVGATVLWFDILRPEVLLGGLVVGATLGVGLSTTVEMTEMPQLVGLFNGLGGGASALVAGAEVFQLGTVNGGAIPAEVGTAAAASGIVGAVTFTGSMVAAGKLHGVVTGSAIRYTGEHVVKAVLLLVAVLSGVYMIVQPDVLAGVLQGSMVPSYWLLIVAASVLGVMLVIPIGGADMPVVISLLNAYSGLAAAGTGFVLGNSALIIAGTLVGAAGIILTVIMCESMNRSLANVLFGGFGEAAASSEEMDEIYEGNITETSPEELDMLLDTAGRVVIVPGYGMAVAQAQHAVAELAELLDEDDVEVEFGIHPVAGRMPGHMNVLLAEADVPYDKMKELEEVNPTFAQTDVVIVIGSNDVVNPLANTDDSSPIAGMPVLNVAEAGTVVVNKRSLSPGFSGIPNPLFAEDNCLMLFGDGQETMQEVVSQYKESH